A window of Microcystis aeruginosa FD4 contains these coding sequences:
- a CDS encoding T3SS effector HopA1 family protein, with protein MSLLNSQFHHLAPEVRGRLKEVLLDIVENLEISADFSIRHPNYQPWEMPAEMLSRIQALPKEIQDKYMSLQLRSFLYGIYYNGSMQASQALGSENKGQQLDLENNSFAGVAMDFYLQLEAANKGKGYFDSGWSILREETDGSLAVTKGGLRLHIQREKHLQESEQAAAVGGVVSILMPKNFVQNGFYMAVGNAGLQREQAMVRLYFNVTPEGAVAVMTGLTERLNERGIPFSFKALYNPVDYQRYDAGVLYFGKTDYDLVRQVVAHVYQENQSVFKPEIPLFTLELAPGLGLAEEPDKKFGSEESFGMNRCQIIANGLLMAWQQEDNSAAGRMTAISEQFSGLGIDWQRPYLNADSEDVYQGLELAD; from the coding sequence ATGTCATTACTTAATTCTCAATTCCATCATTTAGCCCCTGAGGTTAGAGGTCGGTTAAAGGAAGTTTTGTTAGATATTGTTGAAAATCTCGAAATTTCCGCTGATTTTTCGATTCGTCATCCTAACTATCAACCCTGGGAAATGCCGGCTGAGATGTTGTCTCGGATTCAGGCTTTACCGAAGGAAATACAGGATAAATATATGAGCTTACAGTTGAGGAGTTTTCTTTATGGCATTTATTATAATGGGTCGATGCAAGCATCGCAAGCATTAGGTTCTGAGAATAAGGGTCAGCAATTAGATTTGGAGAATAATAGTTTTGCTGGCGTAGCTATGGACTTTTATTTACAGTTGGAAGCAGCGAACAAGGGGAAGGGATATTTTGATTCGGGTTGGTCAATTTTGAGAGAGGAAACCGATGGCAGTTTGGCTGTGACTAAGGGCGGTTTGCGACTGCATATCCAACGGGAAAAGCATCTTCAAGAGTCTGAGCAAGCGGCGGCAGTGGGGGGTGTTGTGTCAATTTTGATGCCTAAGAATTTTGTACAAAATGGCTTTTATATGGCGGTGGGTAATGCCGGTTTACAGAGAGAGCAAGCTATGGTGCGGCTCTATTTTAATGTTACTCCTGAAGGCGCAGTGGCTGTGATGACTGGGTTGACTGAAAGGTTAAATGAGAGGGGGATTCCTTTTAGTTTTAAGGCTTTATATAATCCGGTTGATTATCAACGATATGATGCTGGGGTGCTTTATTTTGGCAAAACAGATTATGATTTGGTCAGGCAGGTGGTGGCTCATGTTTATCAAGAAAATCAGTCTGTTTTTAAGCCAGAAATACCTTTGTTTACTCTGGAGTTAGCGCCGGGTTTGGGGTTGGCGGAAGAACCGGACAAAAAGTTTGGCAGTGAGGAGAGTTTTGGGATGAATCGCTGTCAGATTATAGCCAATGGGTTATTGATGGCTTGGCAACAGGAGGACAATTCTGCGGCGGGTCGGATGACTGCTATTTCTGAGCAGTTTTCTGGGTTGGGGATTGATTGGCAGCGTCCTTATTTGAATGCTGATTCTGAGGATGTTTATCAGGGATTAGAGTTGGCAGACTGA
- a CDS encoding phosphotransferase has protein sequence MKFVLSSQNVYDYLIDKKICDRSLENPGVEQIQAKNFNLLVTLPEGRKLLVKQEQFINLEKETVGEFFGEWRIPKFLENFPEIDHWRSFLPELLLHDADNSILVSTYLDNYQDLAEFYSKENLFPAQVATQIGSCLATIHRDTWNQSIYREFFIKEEFAGKPKVSPLLLESLERIGPEIFGMAPMDGLKFFALYQRYDSLGEAVHRASETISPVCLTHNDIKLNNILLNRNWEDINGNGIRLIDWERSDWGDPAFDLGMAISSYLQIWLGSLVISNSLSIEESLRLATTPLELLQPSIGGLTLAYLETFPEILEYRPDFLKQVVQLAGFSLIIAILAMVQYQKIFNNTGIAMLQVAKALLCRPESSIPTIFGATATQLNQMNSSVVGQV, from the coding sequence ATGAAATTTGTGTTAAGTTCTCAAAATGTTTATGACTATTTAATCGACAAAAAAATCTGCGATCGCTCTCTAGAAAATCCGGGAGTAGAGCAGATTCAGGCTAAAAATTTTAACTTATTAGTGACTTTACCAGAGGGTCGAAAGTTACTGGTTAAACAAGAACAATTTATTAATTTAGAAAAGGAAACGGTGGGCGAGTTTTTTGGGGAATGGCGAATCCCCAAATTTCTAGAGAACTTTCCTGAAATTGACCATTGGCGTAGTTTTCTGCCAGAATTACTGCTCCATGATGCTGATAACTCAATTTTAGTTTCTACTTATCTGGATAATTATCAGGATTTAGCAGAGTTTTATTCTAAAGAGAATCTCTTTCCGGCTCAGGTTGCTACTCAAATCGGCAGTTGTTTGGCGACAATTCACCGTGATACCTGGAATCAGAGTATTTATCGGGAATTTTTTATCAAAGAAGAGTTTGCTGGAAAACCGAAAGTATCTCCGCTATTATTAGAGAGTTTGGAAAGGATCGGTCCTGAAATTTTTGGCATGGCTCCGATGGATGGATTGAAATTTTTTGCACTTTATCAACGATATGATAGCTTAGGAGAAGCAGTTCATCGAGCTAGTGAAACTATTTCTCCTGTTTGTCTGACTCACAATGACATCAAGCTGAATAATATTCTTCTGAATCGAAACTGGGAAGATATTAATGGCAATGGGATCCGGTTGATTGATTGGGAAAGGTCTGATTGGGGAGATCCAGCCTTTGATTTGGGAATGGCGATCTCTAGTTATCTACAAATTTGGTTGGGTAGCTTGGTGATTAGTAATTCTCTCAGTATTGAAGAGTCTCTGCGACTAGCCACTACTCCCCTAGAATTACTGCAGCCATCTATCGGTGGGTTAACTTTAGCTTATTTAGAAACTTTCCCAGAAATCTTAGAATATCGTCCTGATTTCTTAAAGCAAGTAGTCCAGTTGGCCGGTTTTTCTTTAATTATTGCAATTTTGGCCATGGTTCAGTATCAAAAAATCTTTAATAATACTGGAATTGCTATGCTTCAGGTAGCCAAGGCTTTGTTATGTCGTCCTGAATCATCAATACCCACGATTTTTGGGGCTACTGCTACTCAGTTAAATCAGATGAATTCTTCTGTTGTTGGCCAAGTTTAA
- the hpf gene encoding ribosome hibernation-promoting factor, HPF/YfiA family → MKLLIQGNNIAVTEAIHDYVEQKLEKAVKHFNGITTKVDVHLSVEKNARIPDRHKAEVTVYANGTVIRAQEGSENLYASIDLVSDKIARQLRKYKERLVDHRTHATVKTSEVVQEKPLDDNLIGDRTPELPAEVVRMKYFAMPPMTIEEALTQLQLVDHDFYMFCNKDTNEINVIYQRNHGGFGVIQPRPVNLNGKESH, encoded by the coding sequence ATGAAGCTATTGATTCAGGGCAATAATATCGCTGTCACCGAAGCTATTCATGATTATGTGGAACAAAAGCTGGAGAAAGCGGTGAAACATTTTAACGGCATAACCACAAAAGTCGATGTTCACCTCTCCGTGGAAAAGAATGCACGCATTCCCGATCGCCACAAAGCGGAAGTAACGGTTTATGCTAATGGAACAGTGATTCGCGCTCAAGAGGGAAGCGAAAATTTATACGCGAGTATTGATTTAGTTTCTGATAAAATCGCTCGTCAACTCCGCAAGTATAAAGAAAGACTGGTGGATCATCGCACCCACGCCACCGTTAAAACTAGCGAGGTGGTGCAAGAGAAACCATTAGATGATAACCTAATTGGTGATCGCACTCCCGAATTGCCTGCGGAAGTGGTGCGGATGAAATACTTTGCCATGCCACCGATGACTATTGAGGAAGCACTAACACAATTGCAATTAGTCGATCACGATTTCTATATGTTCTGCAACAAAGACACTAACGAAATCAATGTTATCTATCAACGCAATCACGGCGGTTTTGGTGTTATTCAACCCCGTCCCGTTAACCTAAATGGCAAAGAATCCCATTAA
- a CDS encoding Hsp20/alpha crystallin family protein, giving the protein MAFTLYSPFLEINSVQRQIDQLFQEVLPTTSLVSRPPVEISVNEDSVELKIELPGMDIKDIDVEVSEQMVAINGQRECAAEVKNSEFYYGKFSRLITLPVEVQNSQVTANYQDGILYLTLPKAAAEKNKVVKVNLG; this is encoded by the coding sequence ATGGCTTTCACTCTTTATTCTCCCTTCCTGGAAATTAATTCTGTCCAACGTCAAATCGATCAACTTTTTCAAGAAGTATTACCGACAACTTCATTGGTGTCTCGTCCCCCGGTGGAAATCTCCGTTAACGAGGATTCCGTGGAATTAAAAATCGAATTACCCGGTATGGATATTAAAGATATCGATGTGGAAGTTAGCGAGCAAATGGTGGCTATTAATGGGCAACGTGAATGCGCTGCCGAGGTAAAAAACAGCGAATTTTATTATGGTAAATTTAGTCGCTTGATTACCCTGCCAGTAGAGGTGCAAAATAGCCAAGTTACCGCTAACTATCAAGACGGTATTCTTTATCTCACCCTCCCGAAAGCGGCGGCAGAAAAAAATAAAGTGGTTAAAGTTAATCTTGGTTAG
- a CDS encoding L-threonylcarbamoyladenylate synthase, translating to MATIYSLHPENPQQRSIQEICHALKNGAIMLYPTDTVYAIGCDLNVKSAVERVRQIKQLSNDKPLTFLCSSLSNISEYAVVSDHAYKIMRRVIPGPYTFLLPATKLVPKVVMNPKRKTTGIRVPDHVICRTILETLENPIISSSAHLPDQEGDFPTKGLETARLFDALDHIVDLIIEDGSAPGSEVSTIVDFTSDQPDIVRQGLGWPELQQWL from the coding sequence ATGGCTACTATTTACTCTCTCCATCCCGAAAATCCCCAACAACGTTCTATCCAAGAAATCTGTCATGCCCTGAAAAATGGGGCAATTATGCTTTATCCTACCGATACTGTCTATGCGATCGGTTGCGATCTCAATGTGAAATCTGCCGTCGAACGAGTTCGCCAAATCAAGCAACTATCTAATGATAAACCCTTGACGTTTCTCTGTTCTTCTTTGTCGAATATTTCCGAGTACGCAGTGGTCAGCGATCATGCCTATAAGATTATGCGACGAGTCATACCCGGTCCCTACACTTTTCTCTTACCGGCGACTAAATTAGTGCCGAAAGTGGTGATGAATCCGAAGCGGAAAACCACCGGTATCCGGGTTCCCGATCACGTTATCTGTCGCACTATTCTCGAAACCCTAGAAAATCCCATTATCTCTAGTTCTGCTCATCTTCCCGATCAGGAGGGGGATTTTCCCACCAAGGGATTAGAAACCGCTAGATTATTCGATGCCCTCGATCATATCGTTGATTTAATTATCGAAGATGGTTCGGCTCCCGGTTCGGAAGTGTCAACAATTGTTGATTTTACCAGCGATCAACCGGATATCGTGCGTCAGGGTTTGGGTTGGCCGGAATTACAACAATGGTTATAA